One Rissa tridactyla isolate bRisTri1 chromosome 1, bRisTri1.patW.cur.20221130, whole genome shotgun sequence DNA segment encodes these proteins:
- the FSTL1 gene encoding follistatin-related protein 1 codes for MIWKTLPLLCALMAVARLRAEEEPRSKSKICANVFCGAGRECAVTEKGEPTCLCIEQCKPHKRPVCGSNGKTYLNHCELHRDACLTGSKIQVDYDGHCKEKKSENPAASPVVCYQSDRDELRRRVIQWLEAEIIPDGWFSKGSNYSEVLDKYFKSFDDGDSRLDSTEFLKFVEQNETAVNITTYMDQETNKLLRGLCVDALIELSDENADWKLSFSEFLKCLSPSFNPPEKKCALEDETYEDGAETQVECNRCVCACGNWVCTAMTCEGKNEKVPARRQRPDQDLTEEELARYVQELQKHQETAEKTKRMRTKEM; via the exons GAAGAGCCAAGGAGCAAATCCAAGATCTGCGCCAATGTTTTCTGCGGAGCTGGGCGGGAGTGTGCAGTGACAGAGAAGGGAGAGCCAACTTGTCTCTGCATTGAG CAATGCAAACCTCATAAGAGGCCTGTGTGCGGCAGCAATGGCAAGACGTATCTGAACCACTGTGAGCTGCACCGTGACGCCTGCCTCACTGGATCCAAGATCCAGGTGGATTACGATGGCCACTGTAAAG AGAAGAAGTCTGAGAATCCAGCTGCAAGTCCAG TCGTCTGCTACCAGTCGGACAGAGATGAGCTTCGTCGCCGTGTCATCCAGTGGCTGGAAGCTGAAATTATCCCAGATGGATGGTTTTCCAAGGGCAGCAACTACAGCGAAGTCCTGGACAAGTATTTCAAG AGCTTTGACGATGGCGATTCTCGCTTGGACTCCACTGAATTCCTGAAGTTTGTAGAGCAGAATGAGACTGCTGTCAACATCACCACCTACATGGACCAGGAGACCAACAAGCTGCTCAG GGGACTCTGCGTAGATGCCCTCATCGAGTTGTCAGATGAAAATGCTGACTGGAAGCTCAGCTTCAGTGAATTTCTCAAGTGCCTCAGCCCGTCCTTCAACCCACCAGAGAAAA AGTGTGCCTTGGAAGATGAAACCTATGAGGATGGAGCAGAGACCCAGGTGGAGTGCAATCGCTGCGTCTGTGCCTGTGGGAACTGGGTGTGCACTGCAATGACATGCGAGG GGAAGAACGAGAAGGTGCCTGCTCGGAGACAGCGACCTGATCAAGACTTGACTGAGGAGGAGCTGGCTAGATATGTTCAGGAACTGCAGAAGCATCAG GAGACGGCTGAGAAGACCAAGAGAATGCGCACCAAGGAGATGTAA